CATTCGAGATAATACGGATGATCAAGCAGCTGAATGACGGCATTGCCTTCTCCGGCAAGCCGCTTAAGCAGAAAGCCAACTTTATCATCGGAGCGGCGTTCAATCCGAATGTCAAGCATTTGGGCAAGGCGGTTGAGCGTCTGGAGAAAAAGATCGCTTTCGGAGCCGACTATATTATGACCCAGCCGGTATACGACAGGGAACTGATTCATAAGATCGCTGATGCGACGGCTCACCTGAACATCCCTATATTTATCGGCATTATGCCCCTTGCGAGCGGACGCAACGCCGAGTATCTTCATAATGAAGTGCCAGGAATTCAGCTCTCGGAAGAGGTCCTGGGACGGATGAAAGGGCTGCAAGGCGAAGTGGGACGGGCAGAGGGGGTCGCTATTGCGAAGGAGCTGCTTGATGCGGCCACGGAACGCTTTAACGGAATTTATTTGATGACTCCGTTCATGTTCTACGACATGAGCGCTCAGCTTCTGAACCATGTATGGGCGAAATCGGGACGCCAATTATCCCCCTTGTTTCGCTAGAGAGAATCAATTACAATAGTGTAACGGATGTGATGCCGATGTCATTTAGCATGACCGGATACGGTCAATCGTCCAGGCATTTTGGCGGCAGCAAGATCGTTTTCGAAGTCAAATCGGTGAATCACCGTTTCTGCGAGATTGTGCTCAGGATGCCTCGGGAGTGGAACGGGTTTGAGGATGCGCTGCGAAGAAAGGTCCAGCAATACATCAGACGCGGCCGGATTGACGTCTTCATTAACAGGGAGCACGAAGAGAACGCTGGCGGTCCGGTTCTGAACCGCACGGCTGTGAAATCTTATCTGGCCGCGGCGGAAGCGCTGAAGAAGGAATTCGGAATGAACGGAGAGCTTGACCTGCTGGGCATGCTGAACCTGCCGGGAGTAATGGAGAGCGACAGTCAGCCGGCATTACCGGAGAACGGCGATTCTTTTCTGGAGCTGCTTGTAAGCGGGCTGGAGGAGAGCGTTAGGGCCTTGGTGGAAATGCGTGCCCGCGAAGGGCGTTTTCTGGCGGCCGACATCGCGGAGCGCGTGGGCAGACTTGAAGAGCTGCATAACGAAATGAGCGGGCTGGCACCGGTTGTCGTGATGGAGTACAGAGACAAGCTTCGTCAGCGCCTGGAAGATCTTCAAGA
This region of Paenibacillus sp. URB8-2 genomic DNA includes:
- a CDS encoding YicC/YloC family endoribonuclease → MSFSMTGYGQSSRHFGGSKIVFEVKSVNHRFCEIVLRMPREWNGFEDALRRKVQQYIRRGRIDVFINREHEENAGGPVLNRTAVKSYLAAAEALKKEFGMNGELDLLGMLNLPGVMESDSQPALPENGDSFLELLVSGLEESVRALVEMRAREGRFLAADIAERVGRLEELHNEMSGLAPVVVMEYRDKLRQRLEDLQDGTFPFDEQKFGMEVAIFADRSSIEEELTRLRSHFEQCRILLGGGEPIGRKLDFLIQEMNRETNTIGSKCNHLGIGNCVLEMKAELEKIREQAANLE